GCCGACCGCAACAAACGCGGGGCGGGCATGGGCATTTTCGGTTGGGTTATCCTCGGAGCCGTCGCGCTCCTCCTCGTGCTTGCAATCGCGATCTACAACCGCCTCGTCCGCCTGCGTGCGCTGGCCAAGGAAGGCTTCAGCGGGATCACCGTGCAGCTCCGCCGCCGCGCCGACCTGGTTCCCAACCTGGTCGAGGCAGTGAAGGGCTATGCGACGCATGAGCGCGAGACGCTCGACCAGGTCACCGCGCGCCGCGCCGAGACGACGCGCACCGGCAGCGTCGAGGAGACCGCCCGGGCAGACGCGCAAATGACCAGCCTGCTCGGCCGCGTGATGGTGATCGCGGAGGCCTATCCCGAGCTCAAGGCCAACACCAACTTCCTCCAGCTGCAGGACCAGCTGGCGAATATCGAAACCGAGTTGCAGAGCGCGCGGCGCTATTACAACGCCACCGTCCGCGACCTCAATTCGAGCATCCAAAGTTTTCCGCCGGTGCTCATCGCGCGGCCCCTGGGCTTCACCGAAGAGCCCTTTTACAATGACGAGGACCCCGCGATCCAAAGCGCGCCGAAAGTGTCGTTCGACCGCCCGGCGGCGTGAACACA
The sequence above is drawn from the Sphingomonas lutea genome and encodes:
- a CDS encoding LemA family protein gives rise to the protein MNYADRNKRGAGMGIFGWVILGAVALLLVLAIAIYNRLVRLRALAKEGFSGITVQLRRRADLVPNLVEAVKGYATHERETLDQVTARRAETTRTGSVEETARADAQMTSLLGRVMVIAEAYPELKANTNFLQLQDQLANIETELQSARRYYNATVRDLNSSIQSFPPVLIARPLGFTEEPFYNDEDPAIQSAPKVSFDRPAA